In a single window of the Metopolophium dirhodum isolate CAU chromosome 2, ASM1992520v1, whole genome shotgun sequence genome:
- the LOC132938853 gene encoding uncharacterized protein LOC132938853, whose protein sequence is MLRNDVQRWKCYLNTCKCFLKLSSTLDIIEKCNVHNHQKCDEKVLNRQKLSNSVKRKAQDDISTRPSKLIRSELKNSDIPSINTNDLKLIRNNIHHARKVLYPKLPESIHEVHNCISTMNITTNKDEQFLFCNNLEDNNIIDFSTETNFKALCDVTEIYMDGTFKSCTKYFLQLFTIHGFRNGLYVPLVFLILPNKTLETYTKAFQYIVSYCTSLQLNFQPTEIFVDFEVAIHTSVKCVWPNAIIRGCRFHLAQSWWRKIQQLGLSKAYKSSNNDISDYLKCVFGLPFLKPEEVFDCFIDDLMTIKPVNKTVDTFCDYLLKTYIEQDALFPPNIWAEFAATTNRTTNSCESYHAKLNASISAAHPNIFVLVEMLLGIQSEIYVSLRSSATQPIKKTVEKENFLREKMLSFTSGELTRLNFIIFSFSIPNTESNASEEQGYNGKALYYIAGRWKYVERTNDMYGEGKETNRKTSEKMQRHCQGIIRIDFSRLGADIIR, encoded by the exons ATGTTGCGGAATGATGTACAACGTTGGAAGTGTTATCTTAATACATGTaagtgttttttaaaattatcgtcCACTTTAGACATAATAGAGAAATGTAACGTTCATAATCACCAAAAATGTGATGAAAAGGTTCTGAATAGACAAAAGTTAAGTAACTCGGTTAAAAGAAAAGCACAAGATGATATTTCTACACGACCTTCAAAGCTCATTAGATCTGAGTTAAAAAACAGTGATATACCTTCGATAAACACTAAcgatttgaaattaataagaaataacatCCATCATGCTCGTAAAGTACTATATCCAAAATTACCTGAAAGCATCCATGAAGTACATAATTGTATAAGCACAATGAACATAACTACCAACAAAGACGAACAATTTTTATTCTGTAATAATTtggaagataataatattatagatttttcaaCCGAGACAAATTTTAAAGCTTTGTGTGATGTTACTGAAATATACATGGACGGTACGTTTAAAAGCTGTACGAAATACTTCTTACAACTTTTTACTATTCACGGATTTCGAAATGGATTGTATGTACCATTGGTGTTCTTGATATTACCCAATAAAACATTAGAAACTTACACTAAAGCTTTCCAGTATATCGTGAGTTATTGCACATCTCTTCAACTGAATTTTCAACCTACCGAAATTTTTGTCGATTTTGAGGTGGCAATTCATACGTCTGTCAAGTGTGTTTGGCCAAATGCTATTATTAGGGGTTGTAGATTTCACTTAGCGCAAAGTTGGTGGCGAAAAATTCAACAACTTGGGCTATCGAAGGCGTATAAAAGTTCCAATAATGATATAAGTGACTATCTTAAGTGTGTTTTTGGTTTACCATTTTTGAAACCAGAGGAGGTGTTTGATTGTTTTATTGATGACTTAATGACTATCAAACCAGTAAATAAAACTGTAGATACATTTTGCGATTATCTACTGAAAACGTATATAGAGCAAGATGCATTATTTCCACCTAATATTTGGGCCGAGTTTGCAGCAACCACAAATCGCACCACAAATAGTTGTGAAAGTTATCATGCAAAATTAAATGCTAGTATCAGTGCAGCTCACcctaacatttttgttttagtagAAATGTTACTTGGGATTCAGAGTGAAATCTATGTATCACTTCGGAGCTCAGCCACACAGCCAATCAAAAAAACCgtagaaaaagaaaattttttaagaGAAAAGATGCTTTCTTTTACTAGTGGAGAATTGACGCggttaaatttt ataatttttagtttttctattcCCAACACTGAGTCTAATGCATCAGAGGAACAAGGATATAATGGGAAGGCCTTGTATTATATAGCAGGGCGATGGAAGTATGTTGAAAGGACCAATGACATGTATGGTGAGGGAAAAGAGACCAATAGGAAGACTTCGGAAAAGATGCAAAGACACTGTCAAGGAATTATTAGAATAGATTTTAGTAGACTAGGAGCAGACATAATACGATGA